Genomic DNA from Vicinamibacterales bacterium:
TTCCAGACGCTTCGAACTGGTGCAAATGTGCGGTACGGAAATGCATCGTCATTTAACGACCAACCTGCCACGAATCGAACCGCATATAAACTGGCACAGTCACTACCAAGTGCCCACGCGCTTTAAGTGACGTATCGGCACCCGCAGGTGTATACGTGGCGACAACCCAAACGTCCCCAATGTTGTTCCGGTTACCCACTCGGTCGGGGTTCGGGCCGTCCACCGCCGGGGTGAAGACCCCGTTCTGGCCCAGTGAACCGACATATTTAAGGTCCTCGTCGCCGTAGGTCGCGGCGTATTCTTCTAGGCTCCAACTGGGCGCGACCACGCCAAGATTTAAATCGTCATCCGTGTTCGGCGTATCGTCAGGGCCATCGTGCCACGCCACAGCGTCAAACTGTTCATATTGCTTCGGCACGATAACGCCGCCTACTCGGGCCATGCCGCGTAAGGGCTCAACCGTGATCCGGTCCATCTGGTCATACACGGCTATCCCACGCTCCAACATTCCCCGGCCTACGAAAACGTCTCGATCGCCAACGCTCGCGCTGTCCTCCACCGAAATTCGCACCGAGGCCACATTAGGGGTGACACTAACAACCTCCAACAACCTGACCCCCGCACCGAGATTGACGTCCTCTGGCACTAACTCTTCGGGAAGGTTTGCACCGTAGATGCTCACCTCTTGACCACCGGTCGACGTACGCACCGCCCGAGGATAGACCCCAGAAACACTCGGCCCTTCGTCGACACGTGTGAGCGTCACGTCGAGGCCAATCTCATCCCACGCACCTCGAAACCATCGTCCAGACATCGAAGTCCAGTCTCGCTCGACAAACATCACCTGGCGCCAAGTAGCAGCATCGGCTTCAGACGACCCTCTCCACTGATACCCCGTGTAGACGATGGACTGACCCGTGTGAGTCACGGACCGTCCATCACGAGCGTAAACCAACGTCGTGTCAGTGGTGAACTC
This window encodes:
- the peaA gene encoding quinohemoprotein amine dehydrogenase subunit alpha; this translates as MRIFSALVIASWIPVSLAFGQSDPEGADGISIDNQTVIEACGICHVTDEPGILSRISYRRTTPEGWQQTIKRMVSLNDMILDPDEAREIVRYLSNNLGLAPEEARGGAFEVERRLIEYEYEADRDTEATCSACHSMGRILNQRRTKEEWALVVAMHRGYYPIVDRQGFREGGMVRRDPPAPDETPERRHPMNRAIDHLAEVFPLHSSAWAAWSANLRAPQLEGSWMVSGNHPGSGPVFGRMTISAGQSGSAEFTTDTTLVYARDGRSVTHTGQSIVYTGYQWRGSSEADAATWRQVMFVERDWTSMSGRWFRGAWDEIGLDVTLTRVDEGPSVSGVYPRAVRTSTGGQEVSIYGANLPEELVPEDVNLGAGVRLLEVVSVTPNVASVRISVEDSASVGDRDVFVGRGMLERGIAVYDQMDRITVEPLRGMARVGGVIVPKQYEQFDAVAWHDGPDDTPNTDDDLNLGVVAPSWSLEEYAATYGDEDLKYVGSLGQNGVFTPAVDGPNPDRVGNRNNIGDVWVVATYTPAGADTSLKARGHLVVTVPVYMRFDSWQVGR